A DNA window from Pseudomonas sp. B21-056 contains the following coding sequences:
- the def gene encoding peptide deformylase, giving the protein MAILNILEFPDPRLRTIAKPVAVVDDEVRQLVDDMFETMYEAPGIGLAATQVNVHKRIVVMDLSEDRSEPRVFINPEFETLTDEMEQYQEGCLSVPGFYENVDRPQKVKIKALDRDGQPYELIAEGLLAVCIQHECDHLNGKLFVDYLSTLKRDRIKKKLEKIHRQNA; this is encoded by the coding sequence ATGGCCATTTTGAACATTCTCGAATTTCCGGACCCGCGCCTGCGCACGATCGCCAAACCGGTGGCCGTAGTGGACGACGAAGTGCGTCAGTTGGTCGATGACATGTTTGAAACAATGTATGAAGCGCCAGGCATCGGCCTCGCCGCGACCCAGGTCAACGTGCACAAACGTATTGTCGTGATGGACCTCTCCGAAGACCGCAGCGAGCCGCGGGTGTTCATCAACCCCGAGTTCGAAACCCTGACCGACGAGATGGAGCAATACCAGGAAGGCTGCCTCTCGGTGCCGGGTTTCTACGAAAACGTCGACCGCCCGCAAAAGGTCAAGATCAAGGCTTTGGACCGTGACGGCCAGCCTTACGAACTGATCGCCGAAGGGTTGCTGGCGGTGTGCATCCAGCACGAATGCGACCACCTCAACGGCAAGCTGTTCGTGGATTACCTGTCGACCCTCAAGCGTGACCGGATCAAGAAGAAACTGGAAAAGATCCATCGCCAGAACGCTTGA